Proteins from a genomic interval of Candidatus Dormiibacterota bacterium:
- a CDS encoding cell division FtsA domain-containing protein, which translates to MIKIKDRIKRLRRGADYENYYTALDIGTEYIKALVVKREGKNGVVLGASRQRQEFADMQGGVPSDIQGIIDSCDRAMSQAEDMCDTIPGQAVIGIAGELVKGLSTSVTVPRADPNLKINESELLQTLQLVQKRALREASHSMSLELGVSDVNVKLINSAITSVRIDGFVVNNPIDFQGKQMVITIFNTFAPLTHVGALQTIASELDLELIATVAEPYAMARCAATDEVYDFGGIFIDIGGGTTDIALIRNGGIEGTRMFPIGGRVFTKKLASRFGISFADAEAVKLRHSKGELPPDHAEKVHAVLARDAEVLVEGVAITLQEMAKGDRLPTAIYLAGGGSALPEVKDQLNAFSWGEKLPFARTPTINVLRPVDIRGIYDSTGLLLDQQDITPMGLAFHAIQQQSEDQAPLYGLMRKVLKAMKV; encoded by the coding sequence ATGATCAAGATCAAGGACCGGATCAAGCGCTTGCGCCGCGGCGCCGATTACGAGAATTACTACACCGCCCTCGACATCGGGACCGAATACATCAAGGCGCTGGTCGTCAAGCGCGAAGGGAAGAACGGCGTCGTGCTGGGCGCCTCGCGCCAGCGACAGGAATTCGCGGACATGCAGGGAGGCGTTCCCTCTGACATCCAGGGAATCATCGATAGTTGTGACCGGGCGATGTCGCAGGCCGAGGACATGTGCGACACGATCCCCGGCCAGGCCGTCATCGGAATCGCTGGCGAGCTCGTGAAAGGCCTGAGCACGTCGGTCACGGTGCCGCGGGCGGACCCCAACCTCAAGATCAATGAGAGCGAGTTGCTGCAAACCCTCCAGCTGGTGCAGAAGCGCGCGCTCCGCGAGGCGAGCCATTCGATGAGCCTCGAGCTCGGGGTTTCGGACGTGAACGTCAAGCTGATCAATTCCGCGATCACCAGCGTGCGCATCGACGGCTTCGTCGTGAACAACCCCATCGACTTCCAGGGCAAGCAAATGGTGATCACGATCTTCAACACCTTTGCGCCGCTCACCCACGTGGGCGCCCTGCAGACGATCGCCTCGGAACTCGATCTGGAGCTGATCGCCACGGTCGCGGAACCGTACGCGATGGCGCGCTGCGCCGCCACCGACGAGGTCTACGACTTCGGCGGAATCTTCATCGACATCGGCGGCGGAACCACCGATATCGCGCTGATCCGCAACGGCGGGATCGAGGGCACTCGGATGTTCCCCATCGGTGGGCGCGTTTTCACCAAGAAGCTGGCCTCGCGCTTCGGCATCTCCTTCGCCGACGCCGAGGCGGTCAAGTTGCGCCATTCGAAAGGCGAGCTCCCTCCCGACCACGCCGAAAAGGTCCACGCGGTACTTGCCAGAGACGCCGAGGTGCTGGTGGAGGGGGTGGCGATCACCCTGCAGGAAATGGCAAAAGGCGACCGCCTGCCCACCGCCATCTACCTGGCGGGCGGCGGCAGCGCCCTGCCGGAGGTCAAGGACCAGCTCAACGCCTTCTCCTGGGGCGAGAAGCTCCCTTTCGCCCGGACTCCGACCATCAACGTGCTCCGCCCGGTCGACATCCGGGGGATCTACGACTCGACCGGCCTCCTCCTGGACCAACAGGACATCACCCCGATGGGATTGGCCTTCCATGCGATCCAGCAGCAGTCGGAAGACCAGGCGCCTCTCTACGGGTTGATGCGCAAGGTCCTCAAAGCGATGAAAGTCTGA